TGCTTATGGGGCAGTGGATTTTAATCGGCTGACCAACAGAAATGGATTGAGCAACAGTCAGGTGAATGCCATATTCAAAGACCAGAAGGGCTATGTATGGTTTGGCACCCAGTCGGGACTCGACCGTTTCGACGGATTTCGTATGAAGGCATTCCTCTACGATGATGGCAATCCCAATTCCATCCCCAACAATTCGGTGGATGAAATTCAGCAGGCCATCAACGGATCGCTGTGGATTCATACCGGGGTGGGATATTGCATCTACCAGTATGACAAGGAGCGATTCGACCGCAAGCCAGAGGAATGGCTCAAGACCATCGGCGTGGATGGTCCTCCTTACAAACTGCTCATCGACTCGAAGAAAAACATGTGGATGAGTGTGTATGGTCAGGGCATCTATTTTGTGGATGTCAAGAACATGACAGCTTTTCTCTTCCCTTTTTCCAAGACGAAATCACGCAGTTCGCTGCCTGATTATCAGGTGAGCTGTATCCGCGAGGACAACGGACAGGCGGTGGTTACCTTCGACAATGGTGTGATCTGCCGATTGGATGGTTACGCCCAGCAAGTGGTGTGGATGGACCGTTTTATCCTTAACAACAGACTCTCTAACGACCATTCGGTCTTCACCTTCGTAGACAGCAAGAACAACTATTGGGTGAATACCAATCTGGGCATCTATGTGTATCATAAGAATCTGAAGAAATGGTTTGTCGGGGCGAAGGGCTATCTGGCCACCTTCGGCTTTAATGTGCCGGCTTATCCGGGGCGCAAAGTCATTATCCGTGATATGGCGAGAGACAAGCAGGGACACATGTGGATTGCAACCGACCATAACGGCTTGATTTATCTGGACTATGCCAAGAAAATCTGCCGCCAGTTTATGTACAATCCTAATGATAAGGGGTCTATCTCCGACAATTCGCTTCCTGAGTTGTACGTGGATGACAACGATGCTCTCTGGGTGGGTACCTACAAGAACGGAGTAAACTATTATTCTGCATCTTCCACCAAATTCTATACCATTCCGCTAGGCGATGTTTGTACCATTACGCAGGATTTGAACGGTAATCTCTGGTGCGGTACCAACGATGCGGGCATCGTGGCATACAATCCGACAACGGGCCAGTCTTCTCGTTTCTATGGAGCGAAAACCGGACTGGGTTCTGAGGTGGTGGTGAGCAGTACCACCATGAAGGATGGAACCTTGTATTTCGGAACCTTCAATGGCGGATTGGCGCGCTTGTCGCACGGCGTGTGGAAATCCTATCATGCCGGAACCAGCGGACTGGCAAACAACAGCGTTTGGTGTCTTGCCGAGGCTCCCGACCATCGGCTTCTGATAGGAACCCTGGGCGGCGGTTTCCAGATTTTCGACCCGAATACGGAAAAATTTGAAACCTACAACACCAGTAACTCCAAGCTTACGAGCAACTTCATCAACTCACTCTTCATGCAGAATGCCAACCAGCTGCTGTTGGGACATTCGCAGAACATGTCGGTCTTCGACTTCCATGACCGGAAGATTACGGATTTGAGCAAGCTGTCGAACGGAAAGGCTTTCTTGAGTCCATCTATCAACTATTCGATGATAGACAGTCGTGGACTCCTCTGGATAGCCACTCCTTCGGGCATCGCCATGTATGATTTGAAGTCGAACCAGGTGGAGAACATCAATAATCTGAACGGAACGCCGGGAGCCGTAGGCTGCTCCATCATCGAGGACAAGAACCATACGATGTGGCTGGTTTCAGAGTTTGTGGTTACCCACGTGAAGGTGGATAAGGATGAAGACGGCAAATGGAACCTGAAGATAACCAACTATAATTCGCTGGATGGCTTGCAGGAGCGCCAGTTCAACTATCGCTCGGCATGCCTGATGCGCAATGGCGACATCGCCATCGGCGGACAGGATGGTGTGAATATCATCAGTCCCCGTTCGGCACAGAATGCCAAGAACCATGTGTGTGCGCTCTTCAGCGGCGTGGTTCTCTTCGATCATGCCCTGACGGCAGGCGAGGAGTATGAAGGCAGGGTGATTCTGGAGGAGTCGCTTGATGCCAGCCATCGTCTTGATTTGAGCTATAAGGACAATGCCTTCACCATCCAGCTGGCTTCCAGCGAAGTGACGGTGCCATCGCGCAACCGATTCCTCTATCGCATGAAGGGTGTCACCGACAAGTGGCTGCTCACACCAGCCGACCGTCCGGAGGTAACCTTCACCAATCTCTCTTCGGGCAGCTATATCCTGCAGGTGAAGGTGGTGAACGGCGACGGAACCGTGAACGACGAGATCAGTGAGCTGGAAATCAACGTAGCTCCACCTTTCTATCTCTCTATCTGGGCATTCCTGGTATATATCGCCCTGATAGCCGCAGCCTTCTTCCTCTACCGTCGCAGAATGATAGAACGCCAGCGTAATCAGTTTGAGCGCAAGAGCATGGAAGACAGTATGAAGAAGACCAAGGAACTGAACGAGCTGAAGCTGAACTTCTTCACCAACGTGAGCCATGAGCTCCGCACTCCGCTCACCCTCATCATCTCGCCTCTGGTGACGATGATAAGAGAAGAAGCCGACCCTGCCAAGCGCAGAAAGCTGGAGCTGATTCATCGCAACGCCACCCGTCTGCTCAATCTGGTGAACCAGATTCTCGACTTCCGCAAGTTCGACCAGAACAAGGAGAAGCTGAATCTTTCGCAAACGGAGGTAGTGAGTTTCGTGGATAATATCTGTGCTTCCTTCCGTATCCTTGCCAACAACAAGGTGACGCTGGAGTTCGAATCGGAATTCCCTAAGCTGAACATGACGGTGGATGTGGATAAGGTGGGCAAGATAGTGAACAACCTCTTGAGCAATGCCTATAAGTTTACCCCTGATGGCGGCAAGATTGTAGTTTCGCTGCGTGCCAAGACCCGTTTCGAGATGAAGGGCGGTGAGCACGATATGCTTTGCATCTATGTGATTGATACCGGCAAGGGTATCAGCGATGAAGAGAAGAAGAATGTTTTCGACCGCTTCTATCAGGTGAACGGCACCGAGATGCAGCCTGCCGGAGGCAGTGGCATCGGACTCAACCTGGTGAAGAAATATGCCGAGTTGCATGGCGGCAATGTTTATGTGCGTGACAACGAAGCTGGCGGTTCGATATTCGTGGTAGAATTGCCTATCGCAGACGATGGTTCTGCCAAGGTGAATGCCCATCTGGGTACCTTGCGTTCGGCTCCAGTCATCACCACGGTGCATAAGGCTGTGGAGAATGATGTTCCGGAGCTGATAGATGATGCATCGGCTTCCCTCTATGGCATGGCCCGCAAAAAGGTGCAGTCTGCTGCGGGAGATTCATCTGCCCACAAGCCAACCTTGCTGCTGGTGGATGATAGCGACGACTTCCGCGAGTTTATGCACGACTTGCTTTCTGATTATACCGTGGTTGAGGCCGTGAACGGTCAGGATGCCTGGAACAAGATTATCGACCATCGTCCGGATATCATCCTCAGCGATGTGATGATGCCTGTGATGGATGGCAACGAACTCTGCCGCCAGGTGAAGGAGAACGACGAGACTGCTTCCATTCCATTCGTGATGCTGACGGCCCGTCTTGCCGATGAGCATCGCAAGGAGGGACTGATGAGCGGTGCGGATGAATATATCACCAAGCCATTCAATATCGACATGCTCAATCTGCGACTCAAGAATCTCCTGAATCTCGTGAAGCGCACGGGAACGGTGGCGAAGCCTACGGGCGAAGTGGTCAAGGAGAAGCAGCTCAACAACGGTCACTTCGTGCTGGGAACAGCCGACCAGAAGTTGATTGAGGATATCGACAACTATATCCGCGACAACCTGAGCAACCCTGATACATCCGTGGAATCGATGAGTGCTCATCTCTGCATCTCGCGCGTACAGTTATATAAGCGCATGATTTCGCTCATGGGCATCACGCCTTCGGAGTATCTTCGTGCCAAGAGAATCAAGTATGCCGAGTATCTGCTCCACTCCGATGAGTATAACATCAGCGAGATAGCCTACAAGGTGGGCTTCAACAATCCTCGCTACTTCTCCAAGTATTTCCAGGAGGCGTATGGCGTTACTCCTTCGCAATACAAGAAGAACCTGGAGGCTCAGGAATAACATCCTTTCATCCCCGAAGCAAGTAAACAAGACTGCTAAAATGTTGTCTCGTTTACCTGCTTCGGGGATTTTTTGTTTCGGGTTAACATTTTGTACCCTCATCCTAAACATTTGCACACCATGGAATCGGAATAATTTCGTATCTTTGCAACAGATTTAAGTAATACAACAAACAATCCTCTAAATAATATAGAATGAGAATAACTAAGACTTTATTCATTTCAGCAGTGCTGCTGATGAGCGCCACAGGCCTCCAGGCAGCGGGATTTATCCAGAAGGGTAATTATCTTACCGTTCAGTTGAAAGAGCACCAGAATTATGGTCCAAGTCAGATTCGCTTACAGGTTGTAAACGATCAGATAATCCGTGTGCAGGCCACTGCCGAGCAGAGCTTCCGCAACAAGCAGAGCCTGATTATCGTGCCTCAGAACAGCAAGGCAAACTACAAGGTGGAGGAGCAGGGCGACAAGCTCATCATCACCACAGCTGCCATGCGTGCCGTTTTGAACGAGGCTACCGGTCAGATTACTTTCTATGATTTGAAAGATAATGTTCTCCTCAACGAGGTGGCGCAGGGTGGAAAGACCTTCAAGCCTTTCACCGTGCCCGACCGTGAGATTGGCGTTGATATCGCCAAGGTGCCTGAGGCGCAGAAGCACGGCTGGTCATGGCGTGCCCTCTTCGACTCTCCCGACAACGAGGCTTTCTATGGTCTCGGTCAGCATCAGAGTGAGGAACTCAACATGAAGGGCAAGAACGAAGACCTCTTCCAGTATAACACCAAGGTGAGTGTGCCTTTTGTCATCTCCAACAAGAACTATGGTATCCTCTGGGATTCTTACTCTTATTGCCGCTGGGGTAATCCGGATGATTATCTGCAGCTGAACCATGCCTTCAAACTCTATGATAAGGAGGGCAAGGAAGGACAGCTCACCGGTACTTACGTGGATAAGAACGGACAGAAGATAGTTCGCGGCGAAGACAGCATCTACTTTGAGTATGCGATGCCTGAGACTTCTGAAATCTGCAACAAGACAGATAAGGGCGGTATACAGAACCTGCCAAAGGGCTTTGCCCTGAATGGTTCCAAGGTGGTTTACGAGGGTTACGTGGAGGCGCCAACCAACAGCTTCTATCAGTTTATCCTCTACTATGCCGGCTACACGAAGATTTATATCGACGGCAAACTGGTGGTACCTGAGCGTTGGCGTACAGCCTGGAATCCGAACTCCTATAAGTTTGATGTAGCCATCAAGAAGGGGGTAAAGACTCCTATCCGCATCGAGTGGCAGCCAGATGGCGACGTTTCCTATTGTGGCCTCCGCGTGGCAGCTCCCCGTTCTGAGGCAGAAAAGAACCAGTTGAGCATTTGGAGCGAGATGTCGCCGGATATGGATTACTACTTCATAGCCGGTAAGAATCTGGACGAGGTGATTTCGGGCTATCGCACCCTGACAGGTAAGGCTTCGGTTTATCCAAAGTGGGCACTCGGTTTCTGGCAGAGCCGTGAGCGCTATCAGAGCAGCAAAGACATCGAGGACAATCTGAAGAAGTTCCGCGACCTGAAGATTCCTGTGGATAACATCGTGCAGGACTGGAACTACTGGAAGCTGGATTCCTGGGGAAGCCATGAGTTTGAGGCGGCACGCTATCCGAACCCGCAGGCGATGCTCGATAGCGTTCATGCCATGAACGGAAGATTCATGATTTCCGTATGGCCTAAGTTCTATGACACCGTGAAGAACTATAAGGAGCTTGATGCCAAGGGCTGGATGTATCATCAGGCTATCAAGGATGATATCCACGACTGGCTCGGCTTCCGTGGTTCTTTCTATGATGCTTATTCTGACGGAGCAAGAAAGATGTTCTGGCGACAGATGGACGAGAATCTCTATTCTAAATATAAGTTCGGAATCGATGCCTGGTGGATGGATGCATCAGAGCCAAATGTTCGCGACTGTACTCCGATGTGGTATCGCAAGGCACTTTCGGGTCCTACAGCCCTGGGTACATCTACCGAATATTTCAATGCCTACAGCATCGTGAATGCCGATGCCATCTATAATGGTCAGCGCAGCGTGAACCCTAACCAGCGTGTCTTCCTCCTGACCCGTTCCGGTTTTGCAGGTGAGCAGCGCTACAGCACCGCCACCTGGTCGGGCGATATTGCTACCCGCTGGGAGGATATGCGTGCACAGATGACTGCCGGTTTGAACTATTCCATGGCTGGTCTTCCTTTCTGGGGCATGGACCAGGGAGGTTTCTGCGTGGAGAATCGCTATGTGGCTGCCCAGCAGGAGTTTGACAAAACCGGTAAGGAAAATGCCGACCTGAAGGAGTGGCGTGAGCTGCAGGCTCGCTGGAATCAGTTTGGCTGCTTCGTTCCGCTCTATCGTACCCATGGTCAGTGGCCTACCCGCGAAGTTTGGAACATCGCGCCAGCCAATCATCCGGCTTACAAGACCATTGTGGCTTACGACAAGCTCCGCTATCGCTTGATGCCTTACCTTTACAGTATGGCTGGTATGGTTCACTTCAAGGACTACACCATGATGCGTGGCTTGGTGATGGACTTCAATGGCGATGACAAGATTTACGACATCAAGGACCAGTGGATGTTCGGTTCTGCTCTGATGGCTTGTCCGGTGGGCGAGTATCAGAAGTACAGCCGTAATGTGTATCTTCCTAAGCAGAAGGGCTGGTATGATTTCTATACAGGCAAGCATTATGCCGGTGGTCAGACCATCGTAGCCGATGCGCCATACGAGAAGATTCCTGTCTTCGTGCCGGAGGGTTCCATCCTTCCTGTCGGTCCGGAAATGGAGTGGAGCGACCAGAAGAAGCCTGAGCTTATCGACCTCTATGTATATGCCGGCAAGGACGGTTCTTATACGCTTTATGAGGATGAGGGCACCAACTACAACTACGAGAAGGGCAAGTATGCTACCATTGACTTCCAGTATGATGATGCTCAGAAGACCCTGACCATCGGTGCCCGCAAGGGTAGCTTTGATGGCATGCTTCAGAAGCGCCGCTTCAACGTGGTATTGGTAAGTGGAGATAACCAGCAGGGCATCAGCCTCGCCAAGGCGCCTAAGGGCAAGAAGGTGAAGTATGCTGGTCAGGCTGTTACTGTAAAATTGAAGTAGTCTAATTTCCCACGGATGACACAGATTTCACAGATTTTTTTATATTCTCAGAAAAGATTAATCTGTGTAAATCTGTGCTATCTGTGGGATTTCTTATATGATAGGAATGAACAAGAAAATATTATTGGGTGTAGTTTTTATGAGTGGGCTTTTAGCTCATCCGGTGAACGCCCGCGAACATCAGTCTTTTGATAAAGACTGGCTTTTCGTTTTAGCCGATAGTGCCGGTATGCAGAAATCGGAGTATGCTGACGGACATTGGCGCCGCTTGAATCTCCCTCACGATTGGGCGATAGAGGGCGATTTCGCTCCATCCAATCCTTCGGGAGCCAGCGGTGGCGCTCTGCCTGGAGGCATCGGCTGGTATCGCAAGCATTTTTCCGTGAATCCGAAGGAGAAGTACGACCGCTTTATCATCACCTTCGATGGCGTGTATATGAACTCTACCGTTTATATCAACGGGCACAAATTGGGCACCCGACCTTATGGTTACAGCACTTTTGAGTACGACCTTACACCTTATATTAATAGGAAGGGTGATAATGTCATCGCCGTAAAGGTGGATAACAGCGACCAGCCCAACAGCCGCTGGTATTCTGGCTGCGGCATCTATCGCCATGTATGGCTCACCAAGACCATGAAGAAGGCGTACATCCCTCAGTGGGGACAGTATGTATCTACCACGCCGCAGGGTGATGTGAAGGTAAAGGTGGATTTCCTTGCCCAGGGCAGCAAGATGAAACTTTCCATCCGCAACACCATCTACGATGCGAAAGGCAAGATGGTGGCAAAGAGCCAGGGCAACGAGGTGCAGCAGCTTAAGGTAAAGAATCCGCAGCTCTGGGATATCGCAAAAGGTTATCTCTATAGCGTGAAGAGCGAGCTGGTGGTGAATGGTAAGGTGGTGGATACCGCTACTACCACCACAGGTTTCAGAGATGTGAAGTTTGATGCGCAGAAGGGTTTCTTCCTCAATGGCAGGAACATCAAGATCAATGGTGTCTGCGAGCACCACGACTTTGGCTGTCTGGGTGCAGCCGTAAACGAGGATGCGATGCATCGCAAGCTCACCATCCTTCGCGATATGGGTGTGAATGCCATCCGAAGCAGTCATAATCCTCCGGCTCCGGAACTCTTGAACATGTGCGATTCGATGGGCCTCCTCGTGATGGACGAGAGTTTCGATATGTGGCGTCGCAAGAAATCGAATGGCGACTATGCCCGCTTCTTCGATGAATGGCATAAGCGCGATCTCTCTGATTTGATAAAACGGGATAGAAACCATCCGAGCATCATCATGTGGAGTATCGGCAACGAGGTGCTGGAACAGTGGTCGGATGCCGCTGCCGATACGCTTTCGCTGGAGCAGGCGAATCTGATATTGAATGCCGGGCACGATGCTTCTGCCTTGGCGCATAGCGATGAACTGAGCGTAAACTCGCTCCTGACGCAGCATCTTGCCAAGCTGGTGAAGGAGAATGACCCTTGGGGAACCCGTCCGGTTACGGCTGGTTGCAACGAACCCGACCCAAAGAACCATCTCTTCAAGAGTGGCGCCATCGATGTCATCGGTTTCAACTATCACCATCAGTGGGTAAAGGATGTGCCCAAGAACTTCCCTAATAAGCCTTTCATCTTTTCGGAAAGTGTTTCTGCCCTGCAGACCCGAGGCTACTACATGATGCCGAGTGACCATATCTATACGGCACCGAAGGAATGGTGGCTGCCTTATACCGACCCATCCTTCATGTGTTCGGCATACGACAACATGCATGCTTCGTGGAGCAGTACCCACGAGGAAACCTGGGATGTGGTGAAGCATAACGACTTTGTGGGAGGCCAGTTTATCTGGACCGGTTTCGATTACATCGGAGAACCTACGCCTTACGCTTATCCTGCACGCAGTAGTTATTTTGGCATCATCGACCTGGCGGGTCTTCCGAAGGACAGTTATTATATGTATCAGAGCGAGTGGACTAGCAAGGATGTGCTCCATCTCTTCCCTCACTGGAACTGGCTCCCAGGTCAGACCATCGATATGTGGTGCTATTATAACCATGCCGACGAGGTAGAACTCTTTGTGAATGGCAAGAGCCAGGGCGTTCGCAAGAAGACTGTTTATGGGGCGAAGAACGAAGGCGATGCTTTCCTGAAGAGTACGGAGTATCACGTGATGTGGCGTGTAAACTTTGAACCGGGAGAGGTGAAGGTGGTGGCAAGAAAGGATGGCAAGCAGGTGGCAGAACAGACCATCAGAACGGCTGGTGCCCCTCATCATCTCGTATTGAAGAAAACCTATCAGGGTAATCTGGCTTTTGGCGCCTCAGAACCAACCACTTTCGTAGAGGTGAATGTGGTGGATAAGGATGGAAATCTCTGTCCGAATGCCAGCAACCAGATATTCTTCTCTGTAGAAGGAAAGGAAGCAGAAATGGCAACTTCGAAAGGGCTTGATAATAAGGCTGAACTCAAGATTCTGGGCACCGATAATGGATGCCAAACCTCGCTGGAGCGCTTCACCGACCCCCATCGCAAGGCATTCTTTGGTAAGTGTGTAGTTGTTTTGAAAGGTAAAGGCACGCTGAAAGCGGAGGCTGTTGATTTGAAAGATGCAACATTGAGTCTTTAAAAATCAATAAAAATTCGTTTTTCTCGTTTGTTTTTACTATCTTTGCAAGCGGATTCGACTTTCGGGTTGTTTCCGCTTGTTTCATAAATAACTAAAAGGAAAAATGAAAGTACATATAGAGCAAGGTACGCCTGATAAGGCATCACATATCGCATCGCTCATCATGGAAGCGATGAACACAGACTGCTGCCAGAACTTCGCTGGTCCGCATCATACTTTGGTGGATTTTCATCAGATGATGGAACGTCTGGTAAAGATGGAAGATAGTCAGTACAGCTATCTTAACACGCTGGTGGCTAGCAACAGCGAGGGTATCATCACCGGTATCCTTGTGGCATACGATGGTGCCCGATTGAAGGAACTGCGCAGACAGTTTATCAAGGAGGCTATCGTAAGCTTCGGCATCGACTATTCAGCAATGGATGCAGAGACAGAAGCAGGCGAGTTTTATCTCGACAGCCTGGCTGTTTCGAGCAGTTTCCGTGGCAAGGGCATCGCCAAGCAGCTCCTGGCTGCTGCCATCGAGAAAGCCAGAGAGTTGGGTATCCCTAAGGTGGGCCTGCTCGTAGACAAGGGGAATCCGAGAGCGGAGAAGCTCTATGCCAGCATCGGATTTAAATATGTCAACGATACGGTATGGGGAGGTCACGGCATGAGACACCTGCAATACACCATCTAAATATGGCGATAAGTATGAAGAAATAAACGATTGGCTCGTTTATCACATATACAAAAGCCCGGCATCGCATCACTGCGGGCCGGGCTTTTATCACTAATCAACAAAAACTAATAAAATATTATTAAACCTATATAACCTTGCGTATGAAATGTCTTTTATCTTAATTTCGTTGCAAAGATACGTATATTGTTTGATATTTCATTATTTTTGCTGCAATATCTTCTTTTTTTCAGAGTAAACGTTTGCACAATGTTGTATATTATTCCAATTCCTCAATCTCACTCTCGTCCATATCTCGGTCGAGTCGGTCTCTCCAGAGATACTTTCTCGTTTCGTGGACGATGATGCCGCTGAGACAGAGCAGGGAAACGAGGTTAGGGATAGCCATGAGGGCATTCATGCAGTCGGCGATGTTCCATACCAATCCGAGACTGATGACGCTACCGATGAAAATACTGATGATGTAGAGCATTCGATAGCAGAGCATCCACTTCTTTCCCTTGAGATATTCCACGCAGCGCTCGCCGTAATAACTCCAGCCCAGGGTGGTGCTGAAGGCAAAGGTGCTCAAACCGAAGGTAAGCAATGGGGCACCGATATATGGAATCTTGCTGAACGCTGCCTTGGTAAGCGCAGCACCGTTGTGATAGTCGATATCAGGATAAGCGATGATGCTCGATGTGATGACCAGTCCGGTGAGGGCACAGATAATCACGGTATCCCAGAAGGTACCGGTGGATGAAACCAACGCCTGGCGTACAGGGTTGCGGGTCTGTGCCGCTGCAGCAACGATAGGGGCAGAACCCAAACCGCTCTCGTTGGAGAACAGACCACGGGCGATACCATAGCGGGCTGCCATCATCAGGGTGCTGCCCGCAAAACCGCCACCTGCTGCCTTGGTGGTGAATGCCGAATCAAGGATCACCTTGATGGCAGGCACGAGATAGGCATGGTTGACGATGAGGATGTAGATGCAGCCCAGCACATAGAAGAGTGCCATGAATGGCACGAGCATGCCGCATACCTTAGAAATAGTCTTCACGCCACCGATGATAACGGCAGCTCCGAGTGCTGTGACAATGGCACCCGTGATATAAGGAGAAATGCCATACTGGTTCTCTACCAGGGTAGAGATGGCATTAGCCTGTACGGTGCTTCCGATGCCGAAAGAGGCGAGGGCGGCAAAGAGTGCGAAGAGGATGGCTAGCCACTTCCAGCCCAAACCTTTCTCCAGGGCATACATCGGACCGCCAAGCATCCGTCCACGCTTGGTCTTCACACGATATTTCACGGCAAGCAAGCCCTCGGCATATTTGGTTGAAATACCGAATACACCCGTAAGCCAGCACCAGAGCACGGCACCTGGACCTCCAAGGGCAATGGCGGTGGCCACACCAATGATGTTACCCGTACCGATGGTTGCAGCAAGGGCAGTAGCCAAAGCACCAAACTGTGAAACATCTCCTGTGGCATCCTTGTCTTTCTTTACTGACAGCGCTATCGCCTTGAATATCTTGCGCTGTGGAAAGCGCAGGCGAATGGTCAGGAAAATGTGGGTTCCTAACAAAAGGATAATCATTGGCCATCCCCAGAGGAATGAACTGAATGTGGTGAAAAAATCGTTGATAGTCTCCATCTCTCTTTATCTCTTTAAATATTTATTGTTTGTTTTTATTTCTCGAATTCAATCTTTACATTTTTGAAGCCCATGGCTTTGAGCATTTCCCTGAACTGTTGCTTGGCATTTCTCTGTGCCGTCTGGATATTCACGGGGGTGATGCAACGCTTCTTCATCATGGCGTAGGCACGGTCGTACATCGCCTGGCGGTCGGCTCCGGTCCACTTTCCTTCTTCAAAGAAGCTCTTGGTGCGGGCTTCGTCTATGAAATTGTTGTCGAGAAGACGGATTGGCGGCAGGGTGCAGGTGATAGAGTCTTTCTCTTTATCCACCTTCATCCATCCTTCCTTCACGTCTTTCATGTCGATGCCCAGCCTGAGGGTTCCGTAGTAGATACGTACCAGCTGGTCGTCGCCAAAGAAGCCGCGGCGCACGGTATCAACAAGTTCCTCGTCGTTGATGGCGAGAAATTCCCATTGTCCTATCGCCTCGATACTCTCCACCAGGGTAGGCGAGAGGGTGGTCTTTTCTTCGGCAGCCACCTCCACCGTATTGTCTTTATTGAGCCAGTATAATGCTCCGCCTGTCACCACGGCAAGGAGCACGATAAGCATAA
The Segatella copri DNA segment above includes these coding regions:
- a CDS encoding hybrid sensor histidine kinase/response regulator transcription factor, encoding MKQELKLFLKGILVMLLLAMKSLPCNAIGAYGAVDFNRLTNRNGLSNSQVNAIFKDQKGYVWFGTQSGLDRFDGFRMKAFLYDDGNPNSIPNNSVDEIQQAINGSLWIHTGVGYCIYQYDKERFDRKPEEWLKTIGVDGPPYKLLIDSKKNMWMSVYGQGIYFVDVKNMTAFLFPFSKTKSRSSLPDYQVSCIREDNGQAVVTFDNGVICRLDGYAQQVVWMDRFILNNRLSNDHSVFTFVDSKNNYWVNTNLGIYVYHKNLKKWFVGAKGYLATFGFNVPAYPGRKVIIRDMARDKQGHMWIATDHNGLIYLDYAKKICRQFMYNPNDKGSISDNSLPELYVDDNDALWVGTYKNGVNYYSASSTKFYTIPLGDVCTITQDLNGNLWCGTNDAGIVAYNPTTGQSSRFYGAKTGLGSEVVVSSTTMKDGTLYFGTFNGGLARLSHGVWKSYHAGTSGLANNSVWCLAEAPDHRLLIGTLGGGFQIFDPNTEKFETYNTSNSKLTSNFINSLFMQNANQLLLGHSQNMSVFDFHDRKITDLSKLSNGKAFLSPSINYSMIDSRGLLWIATPSGIAMYDLKSNQVENINNLNGTPGAVGCSIIEDKNHTMWLVSEFVVTHVKVDKDEDGKWNLKITNYNSLDGLQERQFNYRSACLMRNGDIAIGGQDGVNIISPRSAQNAKNHVCALFSGVVLFDHALTAGEEYEGRVILEESLDASHRLDLSYKDNAFTIQLASSEVTVPSRNRFLYRMKGVTDKWLLTPADRPEVTFTNLSSGSYILQVKVVNGDGTVNDEISELEINVAPPFYLSIWAFLVYIALIAAAFFLYRRRMIERQRNQFERKSMEDSMKKTKELNELKLNFFTNVSHELRTPLTLIISPLVTMIREEADPAKRRKLELIHRNATRLLNLVNQILDFRKFDQNKEKLNLSQTEVVSFVDNICASFRILANNKVTLEFESEFPKLNMTVDVDKVGKIVNNLLSNAYKFTPDGGKIVVSLRAKTRFEMKGGEHDMLCIYVIDTGKGISDEEKKNVFDRFYQVNGTEMQPAGGSGIGLNLVKKYAELHGGNVYVRDNEAGGSIFVVELPIADDGSAKVNAHLGTLRSAPVITTVHKAVENDVPELIDDASASLYGMARKKVQSAAGDSSAHKPTLLLVDDSDDFREFMHDLLSDYTVVEAVNGQDAWNKIIDHRPDIILSDVMMPVMDGNELCRQVKENDETASIPFVMLTARLADEHRKEGLMSGADEYITKPFNIDMLNLRLKNLLNLVKRTGTVAKPTGEVVKEKQLNNGHFVLGTADQKLIEDIDNYIRDNLSNPDTSVESMSAHLCISRVQLYKRMISLMGITPSEYLRAKRIKYAEYLLHSDEYNISEIAYKVGFNNPRYFSKYFQEAYGVTPSQYKKNLEAQE
- a CDS encoding TIM-barrel domain-containing protein, with protein sequence MRITKTLFISAVLLMSATGLQAAGFIQKGNYLTVQLKEHQNYGPSQIRLQVVNDQIIRVQATAEQSFRNKQSLIIVPQNSKANYKVEEQGDKLIITTAAMRAVLNEATGQITFYDLKDNVLLNEVAQGGKTFKPFTVPDREIGVDIAKVPEAQKHGWSWRALFDSPDNEAFYGLGQHQSEELNMKGKNEDLFQYNTKVSVPFVISNKNYGILWDSYSYCRWGNPDDYLQLNHAFKLYDKEGKEGQLTGTYVDKNGQKIVRGEDSIYFEYAMPETSEICNKTDKGGIQNLPKGFALNGSKVVYEGYVEAPTNSFYQFILYYAGYTKIYIDGKLVVPERWRTAWNPNSYKFDVAIKKGVKTPIRIEWQPDGDVSYCGLRVAAPRSEAEKNQLSIWSEMSPDMDYYFIAGKNLDEVISGYRTLTGKASVYPKWALGFWQSRERYQSSKDIEDNLKKFRDLKIPVDNIVQDWNYWKLDSWGSHEFEAARYPNPQAMLDSVHAMNGRFMISVWPKFYDTVKNYKELDAKGWMYHQAIKDDIHDWLGFRGSFYDAYSDGARKMFWRQMDENLYSKYKFGIDAWWMDASEPNVRDCTPMWYRKALSGPTALGTSTEYFNAYSIVNADAIYNGQRSVNPNQRVFLLTRSGFAGEQRYSTATWSGDIATRWEDMRAQMTAGLNYSMAGLPFWGMDQGGFCVENRYVAAQQEFDKTGKENADLKEWRELQARWNQFGCFVPLYRTHGQWPTREVWNIAPANHPAYKTIVAYDKLRYRLMPYLYSMAGMVHFKDYTMMRGLVMDFNGDDKIYDIKDQWMFGSALMACPVGEYQKYSRNVYLPKQKGWYDFYTGKHYAGGQTIVADAPYEKIPVFVPEGSILPVGPEMEWSDQKKPELIDLYVYAGKDGSYTLYEDEGTNYNYEKGKYATIDFQYDDAQKTLTIGARKGSFDGMLQKRRFNVVLVSGDNQQGISLAKAPKGKKVKYAGQAVTVKLK